The following are encoded together in the Acetobacter vaccinii genome:
- a CDS encoding PqiC family protein: MTRRTTVFSAHQPAVAGPAQGGLTRRTLLAGGSLGLMALGLAGCAGGGPVYYTLAVVPGAVVPLPPGAPTVVEIRQPGIAGGLNRDRIVTADDGYRLSISSTGAWSDSLAEQLGRVLAGDLAQRLPNAGVFVENDAVSTTPQAIVELSVTRFSTNPQGFVALDGTVLVRRAGPAAATPVIQRVTLQGARAGNTLDMVRELSTLVGRLADLVARSLCALPPLPDPAQG, encoded by the coding sequence ATGACACGTCGCACAACGGTATTTTCCGCCCATCAGCCTGCCGTGGCTGGCCCTGCACAGGGGGGGCTGACACGGCGCACCCTGCTGGCCGGGGGCAGCCTTGGCCTTATGGCGCTGGGGTTGGCGGGCTGCGCCGGGGGTGGCCCGGTCTATTACACGCTGGCCGTGGTACCGGGGGCAGTCGTGCCCCTGCCGCCCGGTGCTCCCACTGTTGTGGAAATACGCCAGCCTGGCATTGCCGGGGGGCTGAACCGCGACCGGATTGTGACAGCGGATGATGGATACCGGCTGAGTATTTCCAGCACCGGAGCATGGAGCGATTCTCTGGCCGAGCAGCTTGGCCGTGTGCTGGCCGGGGACCTGGCCCAGCGCCTGCCCAACGCTGGTGTGTTTGTTGAAAATGACGCTGTTTCCACAACGCCCCAGGCTATTGTGGAACTGTCAGTAACCCGCTTTTCCACCAACCCGCAGGGTTTTGTGGCCCTTGATGGCACGGTGCTGGTGCGCCGGGCCGGGCCGGCGGCGGCTACCCCGGTTATCCAGCGCGTAACGCTCCAGGGGGCACGGGCGGGCAATACGCTGGATATGGTGCGTGAACTCAGCACCCTTGTCGGGCGTCTGGCTGATCTGGTGGCCCGCAGCCTGTGTGCGTTGCCCCCCTTGCCAGACCCCGCACAGGGATAA
- the purF gene encoding amidophosphoribosyltransferase, whose product MFARPPVSAPLSALQPDSVTSPAGNACTALPEPVSSDDDHPHEECAVFGIWNARDAAALTTLGLHALQHRGQEAAGIVCFDPEDKRFHSHRGLGLVGDVFGDPRTMATLHGTRAIGHNRYATSGATLLRNVQPLFAEFAFGGLGVAHNGNLTNANTLRRELIRRGCLFQSTTDSEVFVHLIAISLYATVEDRLIDALKRVTGAYSLVVLSQDALIGVRDPMGVRPLVLGRLPAEQGREASWVLASETCGLDIIGAEFVRDVEPGELVIIDDSGIRSLRPFGTNKPRFCVFEYIYFARPDSVLEGLPVYNVRKEIGRELAHESSVEADVVVPVPDSGVPSAIGYAEASGIPFELGIIRNHYVGRTFIEPSDQIRHLGVKMKHSPNRPILDGKRVILVDDSIVRGTTSRKIVDMVRAAGAKEVHMRISSPPTEYSCFYGIDTPERSKLLAAQHDLKTMAELIGVDSLAFISLDGLYRAMGHESRDGCAKSYCDACFTGEYPIPLVDYENESDSATV is encoded by the coding sequence ATGTTCGCCCGCCCCCCCGTGTCCGCGCCTTTGTCCGCACTGCAGCCTGACAGCGTAACCAGCCCTGCTGGCAACGCCTGCACGGCCCTGCCCGAACCCGTCTCCAGCGATGATGACCACCCGCATGAGGAATGCGCGGTCTTTGGGATCTGGAACGCGCGTGACGCCGCAGCACTGACCACACTGGGCCTGCATGCCCTGCAGCACCGTGGACAGGAAGCCGCAGGCATTGTCTGCTTTGACCCTGAAGACAAACGCTTTCATTCCCACCGGGGCCTGGGCCTTGTGGGCGATGTCTTTGGTGACCCGCGCACCATGGCCACGTTGCACGGCACACGCGCCATTGGCCACAACCGCTATGCCACCTCGGGTGCGACACTGCTGCGCAACGTGCAGCCCCTGTTTGCCGAGTTCGCTTTTGGCGGCCTGGGTGTGGCCCATAACGGCAACCTGACCAACGCCAACACTCTGCGGCGCGAGCTTATCCGCCGTGGCTGCCTGTTCCAGTCCACCACGGACTCGGAAGTGTTTGTCCACCTGATTGCCATTTCCCTCTACGCCACGGTGGAAGACAGGCTGATTGATGCGCTCAAGCGTGTCACAGGGGCGTATTCGCTTGTTGTGCTGTCGCAGGATGCGCTGATCGGCGTGCGTGACCCCATGGGCGTGCGCCCGCTGGTGCTGGGCCGCCTGCCTGCCGAACAGGGGCGTGAAGCCTCCTGGGTGCTGGCGTCGGAAACCTGCGGTCTGGACATTATCGGCGCTGAGTTTGTGCGCGATGTGGAACCGGGCGAGCTGGTCATTATTGATGACAGCGGTATTCGCTCCCTCCGGCCGTTTGGCACCAACAAGCCGCGTTTTTGCGTGTTTGAATACATCTACTTCGCCCGGCCCGATTCCGTGCTGGAAGGGCTGCCGGTTTACAATGTCCGCAAGGAAATCGGGCGTGAACTGGCGCATGAAAGCAGTGTGGAAGCTGATGTGGTGGTGCCGGTGCCAGACTCCGGCGTGCCCTCGGCCATTGGCTATGCCGAAGCCAGCGGTATCCCCTTTGAACTGGGGATTATCCGCAACCACTACGTGGGCCGCACCTTCATCGAACCTTCAGACCAGATCCGCCATCTGGGCGTGAAGATGAAACACTCCCCCAACCGCCCCATTCTGGACGGCAAGCGGGTTATTCTGGTGGACGACTCCATCGTGCGTGGCACCACATCACGCAAGATCGTGGACATGGTGCGCGCGGCAGGGGCCAAGGAGGTGCATATGCGTATTTCCTCCCCGCCGACCGAGTATTCCTGCTTTTACGGGATCGACACGCCAGAACGCAGCAAGCTGCTGGCTGCCCAGCACGACCTGAAAACCATGGCGGAGCTGATCGGGGTGGACAGTCTGGCGTTTATCTCGCTCGACGGGCTGTACCGCGCCATGGGGCATGAAAGCCGCGACGGCTGCGCCAAAAGCTACTGCGACGCCTGCTTTACAGGGGAATACCCGATCCCCCTCGTGGACTATGAGAACGAAAGCGACTCCGCCACGGTCTGA
- a CDS encoding CvpA family protein: MAAIDGISLLIVAFSTLHGAWRGFTRLALGLCLWTVAFMAAMRFHTPMAEWTGQYVASPLGAQAVAVLVILIGVIVVGGMASAGLVRVVRATPLDGPDRLLGGAFGLARGAVVVVVLFTVASLLLQPIDLQALENNSRLTPYIQSGASGLRSYLPDFDLKGVARKLSTGHDASF; this comes from the coding sequence ATGGCGGCAATAGACGGCATATCCCTGCTGATTGTGGCATTTTCCACACTCCATGGGGCCTGGCGTGGCTTTACCAGGCTGGCACTGGGCCTGTGCCTGTGGACCGTGGCCTTTATGGCTGCCATGCGCTTTCACACCCCCATGGCAGAATGGACGGGGCAGTATGTAGCCTCCCCCCTCGGTGCGCAGGCTGTGGCGGTGCTGGTAATCCTGATCGGGGTGATTGTGGTGGGGGGCATGGCCTCGGCCGGGCTTGTGCGCGTGGTGCGGGCCACCCCGCTGGACGGGCCAGACCGCCTGCTGGGTGGTGCCTTCGGGCTGGCACGCGGGGCGGTGGTGGTGGTGGTCCTGTTTACCGTGGCCAGTCTGCTGTTGCAGCCAATCGACCTGCAGGCACTGGAAAACAACAGCAGGCTAACCCCATATATTCAGTCTGGCGCAAGCGGCCTGCGTTCCTATCTGCCGGATTTCGACCTAAAAGGGGTTGCGCGGAAACTGTCTACAGGCCATGACGCCAGCTTCTGA
- a CDS encoding phosphoribosyl-ATP pyrophosphatase: MTVHPPHGSAPPPAGDTGGPTGPGPQHHQHHQHPDATTPAPPPEGRDITRLSRRAGQHAMNCTAAYIAGQNAAIAEESALFLLALEDIWAQQGLPPAEVWTELTRRLEVSNLLHRLNHPPYSSKRNNRATRPWRISTSKIP; the protein is encoded by the coding sequence ATGACTGTCCATCCCCCTCATGGTTCCGCCCCGCCCCCAGCCGGGGACACAGGCGGCCCCACCGGGCCAGGGCCACAGCACCACCAGCACCACCAGCACCCCGATGCCACAACACCAGCACCCCCGCCGGAAGGGCGCGATATTACCCGCCTGAGCCGCCGGGCCGGGCAACATGCCATGAACTGCACCGCCGCCTATATTGCGGGGCAGAATGCCGCCATTGCCGAGGAAAGTGCTCTGTTCCTGCTGGCGCTGGAGGACATCTGGGCGCAGCAGGGCCTGCCCCCGGCCGAAGTCTGGACCGAGCTGACACGCAGGCTGGAGGTGTCCAACCTGCTGCACCGACTTAACCACCCCCCCTACAGTTCCAAACGCAACAACAGGGCCACGCGGCCATGGCGCATTTCCACCAGCAAAATTCCCTGA
- the metH gene encoding methionine synthase — MSSRLPLLDALRDQVLLCDGGMGSRIQMLDLDIQRDYWGQENCTEVLTLSRPELIRDIHRGYFEAGADMVETNTFGASPITLGEFGLTDRAREINRASAILAREAADGFADGRARYVLGSIGPGTKLPSLGNIDYDTLEAALAEQTRGLIEGGVDAVLIETCQDTLQIKAAVNGVKIARAEAGVAMPIFVQVTVETTGTLLVGPDIAAAATVVHALEADLIGLNCATGPQEMSEHVRWLSENWPRLISVLPNAGLPELVDGKTHYPLSPADMATWVERFIQEDGINLIGGCCGTSTPHIAALDAMLRRRAEASGRHRPAPVPRTAVWVPSVASLYSQVPLRQENAYFSIGERCNANGSKKWRELQESHDWDGCVALGRDQLREGSNALDICTAFVGRDERAEMDEVVKRFTSSVNAPLVIDSTETPVIEAALKLHGGKPIINSINFEDGEGPAADRMTLARRFGAAMVALTIDEEGMARKPEDKLRIATRLVEFACDRYGLPQSDLMIDPLTFTIATGAEDDRKLGLWTLEGIRLIREAFPDIQIVLGLSNISFGLNPAARAVLNSVYLDHAVRAGMTAAIVHVSKIRPLHLISPEEVKVAEDLIFDRRAEGYDPLQTLLAMFADRKASQAATRKRAETATERLKDRIVDGDRKGLEADLEEAMQTMAPIDIINTVLLDGMKVVGELFGAGKMQLPFVLQSAETMKAAVAWLEPHMERAEGQSRGTIVLATVKGDVHDIGKNLVDIILTNNGYRVVNLGIKVPVQDMIEAARTERADAIGMSGLLVKSTVIMRENLEEIARAGLETPVLLGGAALTRNYVEEDCVTAYAPTGRVAYARDAFDGLTLMDQITSTRFDDYLSAIQKRREGKATRRNARAPEAAETRGFAPIDAATARARRARMVADEPALSPPFWGPRVLEATPEAVLPFLNERALYQFQWGFRKQGRSLDDFLVWAKQELRPILRRMLDLSAKDSILRPRASYGYWKAAGDGNDLILFETDGTTEAARFTLPRQPREDGECIADFLPDISAAERGVVGLQVVTVGQKASDIARDWFEENRYQDYLYLHGLSVEMAEAMAEYTHKRIRSELGFAGEDARELETLLQQGYRGSRYSFGYPACPRLEDQAPILKLLEADRVGVSLTDGDQLHPEQSTSALVVLNKHARYFTI, encoded by the coding sequence ATGTCTTCTCGTCTGCCGCTTCTTGATGCCCTGCGTGACCAGGTCCTGCTCTGTGATGGAGGGATGGGCTCACGCATACAGATGCTGGATCTGGACATACAGCGTGATTACTGGGGACAGGAAAACTGCACCGAAGTGCTGACACTGTCACGCCCCGAACTGATCCGTGACATCCATCGCGGCTATTTCGAAGCCGGGGCGGACATGGTGGAAACCAATACCTTTGGGGCCTCCCCCATAACGCTGGGGGAGTTCGGGCTGACGGACCGCGCGCGGGAGATCAACCGCGCCTCCGCCATTCTGGCGCGGGAGGCCGCCGATGGCTTTGCCGATGGCCGAGCCCGCTATGTGCTGGGCTCCATCGGGCCGGGCACCAAGCTGCCGTCCCTGGGCAACATCGACTACGACACGCTGGAAGCCGCCCTGGCCGAGCAGACACGCGGGCTGATTGAAGGCGGGGTGGATGCTGTCCTGATTGAAACCTGCCAGGACACGTTGCAGATCAAGGCGGCTGTCAACGGGGTCAAGATCGCACGGGCCGAGGCAGGCGTTGCCATGCCCATTTTTGTGCAGGTCACGGTGGAAACAACCGGCACACTGCTGGTCGGTCCGGACATTGCCGCCGCAGCAACCGTTGTGCACGCGCTGGAAGCCGACCTGATCGGCCTGAACTGCGCCACAGGCCCGCAGGAAATGTCCGAACATGTGCGCTGGCTGTCGGAAAACTGGCCGCGCCTGATCTCGGTCCTGCCCAACGCGGGCCTGCCCGAACTGGTGGACGGCAAAACCCATTATCCCCTGAGCCCGGCTGACATGGCCACCTGGGTTGAGCGCTTTATCCAGGAAGACGGCATCAACCTGATCGGCGGGTGCTGTGGCACCTCCACCCCGCATATTGCCGCGCTGGACGCCATGCTGCGCCGCCGGGCCGAGGCCTCAGGCCGCCACCGCCCGGCCCCCGTGCCGCGCACCGCTGTCTGGGTGCCTTCTGTCGCCAGCCTGTATTCACAGGTACCGCTGCGGCAGGAAAACGCCTATTTCTCCATCGGTGAACGCTGCAACGCCAACGGCTCCAAAAAATGGCGCGAACTGCAGGAAAGCCACGACTGGGACGGCTGCGTGGCCCTTGGCCGCGACCAGCTGCGCGAAGGCTCGAACGCGCTGGATATCTGCACCGCCTTTGTCGGCCGCGACGAACGCGCGGAAATGGACGAGGTGGTCAAGCGCTTCACCTCCTCCGTCAATGCGCCGCTGGTGATCGATTCGACCGAAACCCCGGTCATCGAAGCCGCGCTGAAGCTGCATGGCGGCAAGCCCATCATCAACTCCATCAACTTTGAGGATGGAGAAGGCCCGGCCGCCGACCGCATGACCCTGGCCCGCCGTTTTGGCGCGGCCATGGTAGCCCTGACCATTGATGAAGAAGGCATGGCCCGCAAGCCGGAAGACAAGCTGCGCATTGCCACCCGTCTGGTGGAATTTGCCTGCGACCGCTACGGCCTACCCCAATCGGATCTGATGATTGATCCGCTGACCTTTACCATCGCTACCGGCGCGGAGGACGACCGCAAGCTGGGCCTGTGGACGCTGGAGGGCATCCGCCTGATCCGCGAGGCCTTCCCCGATATCCAGATCGTGCTGGGGCTGTCCAACATTTCCTTCGGGCTGAACCCCGCCGCCCGCGCGGTGCTGAACTCGGTCTATCTGGACCACGCCGTGCGCGCAGGCATGACAGCCGCCATTGTGCATGTGTCCAAGATCCGCCCGCTGCACCTGATCTCCCCCGAGGAAGTCAAGGTGGCGGAAGACCTGATCTTCGACCGCAGGGCCGAGGGCTATGACCCGCTCCAGACCCTGCTGGCCATGTTCGCTGACCGCAAGGCATCGCAGGCGGCCACGCGCAAACGCGCCGAAACCGCGACCGAACGCCTGAAGGACCGCATTGTCGATGGGGACCGCAAGGGGCTGGAAGCCGACCTTGAGGAAGCCATGCAGACCATGGCCCCCATCGACATCATCAACACCGTGCTGCTGGACGGCATGAAGGTGGTGGGCGAACTGTTTGGCGCGGGCAAGATGCAGCTTCCCTTCGTGCTGCAATCCGCCGAGACCATGAAAGCCGCCGTCGCCTGGCTGGAACCCCACATGGAACGCGCCGAAGGGCAGAGCCGGGGCACCATCGTACTGGCCACCGTCAAGGGCGATGTGCACGACATCGGCAAAAACCTTGTAGACATTATCCTGACCAACAACGGCTACCGGGTGGTCAACCTGGGCATCAAGGTGCCTGTGCAGGACATGATCGAGGCCGCACGGACCGAGCGCGCCGATGCCATCGGCATGTCCGGCCTGCTGGTGAAGTCCACCGTGATCATGCGTGAAAACCTTGAGGAAATTGCCCGCGCGGGGCTGGAGACCCCCGTGCTGCTGGGGGGTGCCGCCCTGACCCGCAATTATGTCGAGGAAGACTGCGTGACCGCCTACGCCCCCACCGGGCGCGTGGCCTACGCGCGGGATGCCTTTGATGGTCTGACCCTGATGGACCAGATTACCAGCACACGGTTTGACGACTACCTGAGCGCCATCCAGAAACGGCGCGAAGGCAAGGCCACCCGCCGCAACGCCCGTGCGCCAGAAGCCGCCGAAACCCGCGGCTTTGCCCCGATCGACGCTGCAACCGCCCGTGCGCGCCGTGCCCGGATGGTCGCGGACGAACCCGCATTGTCCCCTCCGTTCTGGGGGCCGCGTGTGCTGGAGGCAACGCCCGAGGCTGTCCTGCCGTTCCTGAACGAGCGCGCGCTGTACCAGTTCCAGTGGGGCTTTCGCAAACAGGGCCGCTCGCTGGATGACTTCCTGGTCTGGGCCAAGCAGGAACTGCGGCCCATTCTGCGCCGCATGCTCGACCTGTCGGCCAAGGACAGCATCCTGCGCCCCCGGGCGTCCTACGGCTACTGGAAAGCCGCAGGCGACGGCAACGACCTGATCCTGTTTGAGACCGACGGCACGACCGAGGCCGCCCGCTTTACCCTGCCCCGCCAGCCGCGTGAGGACGGGGAATGTATTGCCGACTTCCTGCCCGACATCAGCGCGGCCGAGCGTGGGGTCGTGGGCCTGCAGGTTGTAACCGTCGGGCAGAAAGCCTCTGACATCGCGCGCGACTGGTTTGAGGAAAACCGCTACCAGGACTACCTCTACCTGCACGGCCTGTCGGTCGAAATGGCAGAAGCCATGGCCGAATACACCCACAAGCGCATCCGCTCCGAACTGGGCTTTGCGGGGGAAGATGCGCGGGAGCTGGAAACACTGTTGCAGCAGGGCTATCGCGGGTCGCGCTATTCCTTCGGCTACCCGGCCTGCCCCCGGCTGGAAGACCAGGCCCCGATCCTGAAACTGCTGGAAGCCGACCGGGTTGGCGTATCGCTGACCGATGGCGACCAGCTCCACCCCGAGCAGTCAACCTCCGCCCTGGTCGTGCTGAACAAGCATGCCCGGTATTTTACGATCTGA
- a CDS encoding peptidase domain-containing ABC transporter: MDNRDHTPDQGGPSPKTASDRPEGAAASMPGFARLKAAAAAARFHGLDPDLQDFVADPTEAVPSAAALARWLDDQGAVAQGMVVRWRALVRMRAAPPIVLLLRDGGAALMVGADPERGVVWLRDPLEDDAVAPVPVDALRLEHLWAGDILLVRRRRDETEADAPITMRWLARMVLREKHALRDIGIASMTLSMLQIFPPLIVMQVIDRVVNYRSMSTLVSISGLIIIFSFYEVLLSYARRELSMVLTTRIDARISLHVFSRLLALPLEYFERQQAGNVLGRVMAIYKVRDFLTGRLMTTLLDLFTLVVILPFLFLLSPALAWMTLAAAGMIGLVVVVSMGPVSRLMVRQLSAERERGAMLYESVAGIRTIKTLALEPVRRQMWDEATARVIRWKLDVGRLSNWPQTLAMPFDLFITRGIILVGAFMALENPASVGVGALVAFMMLGGRVAAPLVGMARLLDDMNEVLASLGEAGSVLNQPTETRALTTGLRPRIMGGLVFEGVTFSYPGASAPALRDVSFSVPAGTMLGLVGRSGSGKSTITRLLQGVSRSYSGYLRLDGVDLREINLTHLRRSLGVVLQDNFLFRGTIRDNITAGRPGLTLDDVVRAARLAGAEEFIERLPAGYETFIEEGSTNISGGQRQRLAIARAVITDPRVMILDEATSALDPESEAVVNANLERISQGRTMVIVSHRLSSLVGCDLICVMDQGQVVDIAPHAVLLERCAIYRTLWRQQNRHMSDGPESGPASLPVSGG, encoded by the coding sequence GTGGATAACAGGGATCATACGCCAGACCAGGGGGGGCCATCACCCAAGACCGCATCTGACCGGCCAGAGGGGGCTGCGGCCTCCATGCCCGGTTTTGCCCGCCTGAAAGCCGCTGCCGCTGCGGCCCGCTTCCATGGGCTTGACCCTGATTTGCAGGATTTTGTTGCCGACCCGACCGAGGCCGTGCCCTCCGCCGCCGCCCTTGCCCGCTGGCTGGACGACCAGGGGGCCGTGGCGCAGGGCATGGTGGTGCGCTGGCGGGCCTTGGTGCGTATGCGCGCAGCCCCCCCCATCGTGCTGCTGCTGCGTGACGGTGGGGCGGCGCTTATGGTCGGGGCCGACCCCGAGCGCGGCGTGGTCTGGCTGCGCGACCCGCTGGAGGACGACGCCGTAGCCCCCGTGCCGGTTGATGCCCTGCGGCTGGAACACCTCTGGGCGGGGGATATCCTGCTTGTCCGCCGCAGGCGTGACGAGACTGAGGCCGATGCCCCCATCACCATGCGCTGGCTTGCGCGGATGGTCCTGCGGGAAAAACATGCTCTGCGGGACATTGGCATTGCCTCCATGACCTTGAGCATGTTGCAGATCTTCCCGCCGCTGATTGTCATGCAGGTGATCGACCGGGTGGTGAATTACCGCTCCATGTCCACGCTGGTGTCCATTTCCGGGCTGATCATTATTTTCTCGTTCTACGAGGTGCTGCTCAGCTACGCCCGGCGCGAGTTGTCCATGGTGCTGACAACCCGGATCGATGCCCGGATCTCGCTCCATGTTTTCAGCCGCCTTCTGGCCTTGCCGCTGGAGTATTTTGAGCGCCAGCAGGCGGGCAATGTGCTGGGCCGTGTCATGGCCATTTACAAGGTGCGCGACTTTCTGACCGGGCGGTTGATGACAACCCTGCTCGACCTGTTCACGCTTGTTGTCATTCTGCCCTTCCTGTTTCTGCTCAGTCCCGCTCTGGCGTGGATGACACTGGCCGCGGCAGGCATGATCGGGCTTGTGGTGGTGGTGTCCATGGGGCCGGTGTCGCGGCTGATGGTGCGCCAGCTCAGCGCCGAGCGCGAACGCGGTGCCATGCTGTATGAAAGTGTGGCCGGGATCCGCACCATTAAAACCCTGGCGCTGGAACCTGTCCGCCGCCAGATGTGGGACGAGGCCACAGCCCGTGTCATCCGCTGGAAGCTCGATGTCGGCCGCCTGTCCAACTGGCCGCAGACACTGGCCATGCCGTTCGACCTGTTTATTACCCGCGGCATTATTCTGGTCGGGGCGTTCATGGCGCTGGAAAACCCGGCTTCGGTCGGGGTGGGGGCGCTGGTGGCCTTTATGATGCTGGGGGGCCGTGTTGCCGCCCCGCTGGTCGGCATGGCCCGCCTGCTTGATGACATGAACGAGGTTCTGGCCTCGTTGGGGGAGGCCGGGTCGGTGCTGAACCAGCCGACCGAAACCCGCGCCCTCACAACTGGCCTGCGGCCACGTATTATGGGCGGGCTGGTGTTTGAGGGCGTTACCTTCTCCTACCCCGGCGCATCCGCCCCGGCCTTGCGGGATGTCAGCTTCAGCGTGCCTGCGGGCACCATGCTGGGGCTTGTGGGGCGTAGCGGGTCGGGCAAATCCACCATCACACGGCTGTTGCAGGGGGTCAGCCGGTCCTACAGCGGCTACCTGCGGCTGGATGGCGTGGACCTGCGTGAAATCAATCTGACCCACTTGCGCCGCTCGCTCGGGGTGGTGTTGCAGGACAACTTCCTGTTTCGCGGCACCATCCGCGACAACATTACCGCCGGGCGACCGGGCCTGACGCTGGATGACGTGGTGCGCGCCGCCCGCCTGGCCGGGGCCGAGGAGTTTATAGAACGCCTGCCCGCAGGCTACGAAACCTTCATCGAGGAAGGCTCGACCAACATTTCAGGCGGGCAGCGCCAGCGGCTGGCCATTGCCCGCGCCGTCATAACCGACCCACGGGTGATGATCCTGGATGAAGCAACCTCCGCCCTCGACCCTGAGAGCGAGGCGGTGGTCAACGCCAATCTGGAGCGCATCAGCCAGGGGCGCACCATGGTCATTGTGTCGCACCGGCTGTCGTCCCTTGTGGGCTGTGATCTGATCTGCGTGATGGATCAGGGGCAGGTGGTCGATATTGCCCCCCATGCCGTGCTGCTGGAGCGCTGCGCCATCTACCGCACGTTGTGGCGGCAGCAGAACCGTCACATGTCCGACGGGCCAGAGTCCGGCCCGGCCAGCCTGCCTGTCAGCGGGGGCTAG
- a CDS encoding HlyD family type I secretion periplasmic adaptor subunit, which produces MSDDHDPPPMPPGTTPSGPPEDDMLGSPPLPRAGDDLHAPPDMPLALLAFHSPTTALVNLPPMASARHIVWLVGGLMAFSVVGMTVFPLSRVVTTQGRIVSREPALVVQSLDTAIIRSIDVQPGDVVHRGDVLAHLDPTQAGADTDNLKTQCDQYQAEVNRLEAEAQGRIYAADPANTQSLPQVQAFIRRVAEDRARLSEYDNKIASLRSELQGYGASAAMYAARVRVMSDVLGMRQKLQREQVGSRLSTLAARNDLMEVERTQVASRQQAAATQGKLEAETQGRESYLQNHKAEIYRDLVLAEHRLSEAQGEYSKARLHHDMVLLHAAEDAVVLNIGKVSPGAVVTPAQTIMTLVPLGKGLEIETVMSGRDAGFVRLGDKALIKFISFPYQQYGGAEATVRTISADSFVPGGAGGPTADMTPDNVGTAYYRVRLGITRYTLRGVPSFFQPQPGMPVTADIHVGERTIMQYLLNTVVPLVGTGMREP; this is translated from the coding sequence ATGAGCGACGACCACGATCCCCCGCCCATGCCACCAGGCACAACCCCCTCCGGCCCGCCGGAGGATGACATGCTGGGCAGCCCCCCACTGCCCCGCGCGGGGGACGACCTGCACGCCCCGCCGGACATGCCGCTGGCGCTATTGGCCTTCCATTCCCCCACCACAGCTCTGGTCAACCTGCCGCCCATGGCATCGGCCCGGCATATTGTGTGGCTTGTGGGCGGGCTTATGGCGTTTTCGGTCGTGGGGATGACCGTTTTCCCCCTCAGCCGGGTGGTCACAACACAGGGCCGCATTGTCTCGCGCGAGCCTGCTCTGGTGGTGCAGTCGCTCGATACCGCCATTATCCGCTCCATTGATGTGCAACCCGGTGATGTGGTGCACAGGGGCGATGTACTGGCCCATCTGGACCCCACACAGGCCGGGGCGGATACCGATAACCTGAAAACCCAGTGCGACCAGTATCAGGCCGAGGTCAACCGTCTGGAGGCCGAGGCGCAGGGCCGCATTTACGCGGCAGACCCCGCAAATACCCAGAGCCTTCCGCAGGTGCAGGCGTTTATCCGCCGTGTGGCCGAGGACCGGGCCAGACTGAGCGAGTATGACAACAAGATCGCAAGCCTGCGGAGCGAGCTGCAAGGTTACGGGGCCAGCGCGGCCATGTATGCCGCGCGTGTGCGTGTCATGTCCGACGTGCTGGGCATGCGCCAGAAGTTGCAGCGCGAGCAGGTGGGCAGCCGCCTGTCCACTCTGGCGGCCCGGAATGACCTGATGGAGGTTGAGCGCACACAGGTGGCCTCCCGCCAGCAGGCCGCCGCCACCCAGGGCAAGCTGGAGGCTGAAACGCAGGGCAGGGAGAGCTATCTGCAAAACCACAAGGCCGAAATCTACCGTGACCTTGTGCTGGCCGAGCACAGGCTGTCCGAGGCCCAGGGTGAATACTCCAAGGCCCGCCTGCACCACGACATGGTGCTGCTGCACGCGGCGGAGGATGCGGTGGTGCTCAACATCGGCAAGGTGTCGCCCGGCGCGGTCGTCACCCCGGCCCAGACCATCATGACCCTGGTGCCTCTGGGCAAGGGGCTGGAGATCGAAACCGTGATGTCGGGGCGTGATGCCGGGTTTGTCAGGCTGGGGGACAAGGCGCTTATCAAGTTCATCAGCTTTCCCTACCAGCAGTATGGCGGGGCCGAGGCCACGGTGCGGACCATCAGTGCGGATTCCTTCGTGCCTGGCGGGGCGGGTGGCCCCACGGCGGATATGACCCCCGACAACGTGGGCACCGCCTATTACCGCGTCCGTCTGGGTATTACCCGCTACACCCTGCGCGGGGTGCCCTCCTTCTTCCAGCCGCAGCCGGGCATGCCTGTGACGGCGGATATCCACGTGGGGGAACGTACGATCATGCAGTATCTGCTCAACACCGTGGTGCCGCTGGTCGGCACTGGCATGCGCGAGCCCTAG